A genomic window from Candidatus Pelagisphaera phototrophica includes:
- a CDS encoding MauE/DoxX family redox-associated membrane protein translates to MRRLGQFAEIIVGVAFLWAGIVKLMDPSAFLSAILTYEVFSYKVSVIASLGVPYLELCVGACLVFRVMKGGARMLAVGLLVVFIILLSQAAMRGLDVDCGCFGSSAKSSEAGFFWPIARDLLMLVGIGLGIIAGGNANGSREK, encoded by the coding sequence ATGAGAAGACTGGGTCAATTCGCAGAAATCATTGTAGGGGTCGCCTTTTTGTGGGCGGGAATCGTTAAACTGATGGATCCTTCTGCTTTCCTATCTGCGATTTTGACGTACGAGGTATTCAGCTACAAAGTCTCTGTAATCGCGTCTCTGGGGGTTCCTTATTTGGAGCTTTGCGTTGGGGCTTGTCTGGTTTTCAGGGTAATGAAAGGGGGAGCTCGAATGCTGGCAGTTGGATTGCTGGTCGTATTTATCATTTTGCTGTCTCAGGCCGCTATGCGTGGCCTGGATGTCGATTGCGGGTGTTTTGGTTCCAGCGCAAAATCGTCTGAGGCGGGCTTTTTTTGGCCTATTGCCCGCGATCTACTCATGCTGGTCGGAATAGGGCTGGGGATAATAG